One window of Apteryx mantelli isolate bAptMan1 chromosome 8, bAptMan1.hap1, whole genome shotgun sequence genomic DNA carries:
- the GLRX2 gene encoding glutaredoxin 2, with the protein MALQRALRGAALWRWRGFRMGNRLPTSVELSNDAAVNQIQEIISDNCVVIFSKTTCFYCKMAKKLFEGMNVNYTAVELDVNKNGSQFQDILEQMTGGRTVPRVFVNGTFVGGATDTQRLHEEGKLLPLVHQCQVRRKS; encoded by the exons ATGGCCCTGCAGAGGGCGCTGCGCGGAGCGGCGCTGTGGCGGTGGCGCGG ttttaGGATGGGAAATAGGCTGCCTACTTCTGTAGAATTGTCTAATGATGCTGCTGTGAATCAAATACAG GAGATTATTTCAGACAACTGTGTCGTGATTTTCTCTAAAACAACATGCTTCTACtgcaaaatggcaaaaaaacTTTTTGAGGGTATGAATGTAAATTACACAGCTGTAGAACTTGATGTGAATAAAAATGGAAGTCAGTTCCAAGACATTCTTGAACAGATGACTGGTGGCAGAACA GTCCCGAGGGTGTTTGTCAATGGGACTTTTGTTGGAGGTGCTACAGATACTCAAAGGCTTCATGAGGAAGGCAAGCTGCTTCCATTAGTTCATCAATGTCAAGTGAGAAGAAAATCCTGA